One region of Bradyrhizobium betae genomic DNA includes:
- a CDS encoding DUF2493 domain-containing protein: MRDLDDYEPHHESSPTDHVLNELQLHGYRPFADEPDQRLLPDGNAVAGAVADIFDALIVTLEDTRLEPDLDDLLWSTVNVFHRAAERINRELDDNEQAQKRSQREQDGSEVKSVDLERLIAEGKTQVERQTAFELMRDQAAEHYERQVGKAWLPRSGSKVNHRNLTSAMIDSRDFIMAKKRAEQEVLLPPGPKIAVTGGLDFDNHHLIWAKLDQVHEKHPDMVLIHGKSPKGAEKIASLWARNRNVPQIGFAPDWTKHGRAAPFKRNDEMLQILPKGVLHFPGTGINDNLADKAKKLGIPVWKFGGA; this comes from the coding sequence ATGCGCGATCTCGACGACTACGAACCGCACCACGAATCCTCACCGACTGACCACGTCCTCAACGAATTGCAGCTCCACGGCTACCGGCCTTTCGCCGACGAACCCGATCAGCGGCTTCTGCCGGACGGCAACGCGGTCGCGGGCGCGGTCGCCGACATCTTCGACGCCCTGATCGTGACCCTGGAGGACACGCGCCTCGAACCCGACCTCGACGATCTCCTCTGGTCGACCGTGAACGTCTTTCATCGCGCCGCCGAACGGATCAACCGCGAGCTCGACGACAACGAGCAGGCCCAAAAGCGCTCCCAACGCGAACAGGACGGCAGCGAGGTGAAGTCGGTCGATCTCGAGCGCCTGATCGCCGAGGGCAAGACACAGGTCGAACGCCAGACCGCCTTCGAACTGATGCGCGACCAGGCCGCCGAGCACTACGAACGCCAGGTCGGCAAAGCCTGGCTCCCGCGGTCAGGATCGAAGGTCAATCATCGCAACCTCACCTCGGCGATGATCGACAGCCGCGACTTCATCATGGCGAAGAAGCGTGCCGAGCAGGAAGTGCTCCTGCCGCCTGGACCGAAGATCGCCGTCACCGGCGGGCTCGATTTCGACAACCATCACCTCATCTGGGCCAAGCTCGACCAGGTTCACGAGAAGCACCCCGACATGGTGCTGATCCACGGCAAGTCGCCGAAGGGTGCCGAGAAGATCGCTTCTCTCTGGGCCAGGAATCGCAATGTCCCACAGATCGGCTTTGCACCCGACTGGACGAAGCACGGCCGGGCAGCACCCTTCAAACGCAATGACGAGATGCTGCAAATCCTGCCGAAGGGCGTGCTGCACTTCCCCGGCACCGGCATCAATGACAACCTCGCCGACAAAGCCAAGAAGCTCGGCATCCCGGTGTGGAAATTCGGCGGCGCGTAA
- a CDS encoding DUF7146 domain-containing protein: MARLDASDLAQRLGRQAEAVCRHYLSNGHRQGNYWQVGDARNTKGRSMYVRLKDSPKGPAGKWTDAATGEHGDLLDVIRESCGLIDFKDVADEARLFLSMPPPAPEPSAFQPLAPAPHGSPEAARRLIRMSQPIAGTIVAAYLRQRGITDLRGAGNLYFHPHCYYRPDEHAPTETWPAMIAAVTDLDGMITGAHRTWLDSRRHDKAPFETPRRAMGDLLGNAVRFGAGGEVMAAGEGIETVLSIRQVVPNMPMVAALSAAHLAAILFPDTLRRLYILRDDDPAGDGARDSLIERANAAGIEAIVISPQLGDFNEDLRTLGIATLRSQTRVQLGPQDVARFMALAA; the protein is encoded by the coding sequence ATGGCCCGTCTCGACGCATCCGATCTCGCGCAACGTCTCGGCCGACAGGCCGAGGCGGTGTGCCGCCATTATCTCAGCAATGGCCACCGTCAGGGCAACTACTGGCAGGTGGGCGACGCCCGTAACACTAAGGGCCGCTCGATGTACGTCCGGCTCAAGGACTCGCCCAAAGGCCCCGCCGGGAAATGGACTGACGCCGCTACCGGCGAGCATGGAGACCTCCTCGACGTCATCCGCGAGAGCTGCGGCCTCATCGACTTCAAGGATGTCGCCGACGAGGCTCGGCTCTTCCTCAGCATGCCACCACCAGCGCCGGAACCCTCCGCCTTCCAGCCGCTGGCGCCCGCACCACATGGATCGCCCGAAGCCGCACGGCGCCTCATCCGCATGTCGCAGCCGATTGCGGGCACAATCGTCGCGGCGTATCTCCGGCAACGCGGCATTACGGATCTCCGTGGAGCCGGAAATCTGTATTTCCACCCGCACTGCTATTATCGCCCGGACGAGCATGCGCCGACCGAGACTTGGCCGGCCATGATCGCCGCTGTCACTGACCTCGACGGCATGATCACCGGGGCGCATCGCACCTGGCTCGACTCACGACGCCACGACAAGGCGCCATTCGAAACCCCGCGCCGGGCGATGGGCGATCTCCTCGGCAACGCGGTCCGCTTTGGCGCTGGTGGCGAAGTGATGGCAGCCGGCGAAGGCATCGAGACGGTCCTTTCAATCCGCCAGGTCGTGCCCAACATGCCGATGGTGGCGGCGCTCTCCGCGGCACATCTCGCCGCCATCCTGTTCCCGGACACGCTGCGGCGGCTCTACATCCTGCGCGATGACGATCCGGCAGGCGATGGTGCGCGTGACAGCCTGATCGAACGGGCGAACGCGGCCGGGATCGAGGCGATCGTGATCTCTCCACAGCTCGGGGACTTCAACGAGGATCTCCGCACCCTCGGCATCGCGACATTGCGCAGTCAGACTCGGGTACAGCTCGGGCCGCAGGACGTCGCACGCTTCATGGCGCTGGCGGCATAG
- a CDS encoding strawberry notch family protein translates to MNAHTLAAALPTAADQPTDAAAIHAAALLLLPHIERGERIDAAVLRTAMETAFGASDTAGAWDWKDAYDACEAATVLMLRKYGKALLRKAGSPAAAVPLFGKIAGLLPTHTRRSEEAQAFQQFSTPIPLGLAAITAAAITPADRVLEPSAGTGLLAILAEIAGGTLVLNELAETRAALISSLFPAIPVTRFDAAQIDDHLDPATVPTIVVMNPPFSVLANVEGRVADAAYRHLASALARLADGGRLVAITGANFGPDIPAWRDAFVRLQERGRVVFTAAVHGSVYAKHGTTVETRLTVIDKIPADEPSAFPASPGTAPDIATLMTWIAEHVPPRLAVAPAVQVMPTGATPRTVRGYLARTAATSATRVGLADPEGVPLAYETVDWTPAEGARLSDAIYEQYGLQTIRIPGSQAHPTKLVQSAAMASVAPPKPSYRPTLPATIMDSLSDSQLETLIFAGEAHSDFLAGSWTIDDTFDVVAAAADDANGVVRFRRGFFIGDGTGVGKGRESASIVLDNWMQGRRKAVWISKSDKLIEDAQRDWSALGMERLLVTPLSRFPRGKPIALPEGVLFTTYATLRSDDRGEKVSRVKQIVEWLGSDFDGVIIFDEAHAMQNAGGGKGERGDVTPSQQGRAGLRLQHALPNARVVYVSATGATTVQNLAYAQRLGLWGGDDFPFSTRAEFVEAIEAGGVAAMEVLARDLRALGLYTARSLSFDGVEYELVEHELTAEQRRIYDAYAGAFAIIHNHLDAAMQAANITGSTGTLNRQAKSAARSAFESAKQRFFGHLLTSMKTPTLIRSIAADLEAGHSAVIQIVSTGEALMERRLAEVPTEEWNDIRVDITPREYVLDYLAHSFPVQLYEPFSDGEGNMSSRPVFRDGQPVESREAVARRTELIEKLASLPPVPGALDQIVQHFGADVVAEVTGRSRRIVRKGQRLVVETRAASANLAETQAFMDDMKRVLVFSDAGGTGRSYHAELSARNTRLRVHYLLEPGWKADAAIQGLGRTHRTNQAQPPLFRPIATNVKAEKRFLSTIARRLDTLGAITRGQRQTGGQGLFRPEDNLESHYARDALRQLYILIVRGKIEGCSLQRFEDTTGLKLMDDNGIKDELPPITTFLNRLLALTIDLQDVLFAAFEQLLTAKVEGAIAAGIYDIGLETLRAESFVVTDRQTIYTHPGTGAETSLLTIQQRERNRPMTAEEAMAWLDDPVAKLLVNERSHRAAVQLPAPSLMLDDGEIERRVRLIRPMEQHHASIRMMDESHWIAASRAEFTAAWNAEIAEVPAYSDSTIHIVAGLLLPIWKRLPNESSRVYRLQTDDGERIIGRRVSPAWVANATTVGTTNLSADHAYAALIEGKTILDLAEGLQLRRVRVMGADRIELSGFTDAMRERLRAFGLFSEIISWKLRFFVPVGADGATIIGKLIGTYPIQRVGEREAA, encoded by the coding sequence ATGAATGCTCACACCCTTGCGGCGGCGCTGCCGACCGCCGCCGATCAGCCGACCGACGCTGCCGCCATCCATGCCGCGGCACTTCTCCTCCTTCCTCACATCGAGCGCGGCGAGCGCATCGACGCCGCGGTCTTGCGCACCGCCATGGAGACCGCCTTCGGCGCGTCCGATACTGCCGGCGCCTGGGACTGGAAGGACGCCTATGACGCCTGCGAAGCCGCAACCGTCCTCATGCTCCGCAAATACGGAAAGGCGCTTTTGCGCAAAGCCGGGTCTCCGGCTGCGGCGGTTCCTCTGTTCGGCAAGATCGCGGGACTTCTGCCCACCCACACGCGCCGCTCCGAGGAGGCGCAGGCCTTCCAGCAATTCTCGACGCCGATCCCGCTCGGCCTGGCCGCGATCACTGCGGCCGCCATCACACCCGCCGATCGCGTGCTCGAACCATCGGCCGGCACCGGCCTGCTCGCCATCCTCGCCGAGATCGCCGGCGGCACGCTTGTCCTCAACGAACTCGCCGAAACCCGGGCCGCACTCATCTCCTCCCTCTTTCCGGCCATTCCCGTGACCCGCTTCGACGCAGCCCAGATCGACGATCATCTCGACCCGGCGACCGTCCCAACAATCGTGGTGATGAACCCGCCATTCTCGGTCCTCGCCAATGTCGAGGGGCGTGTCGCCGACGCAGCCTATCGCCATCTCGCATCCGCGCTCGCGCGGCTCGCCGATGGCGGGCGCCTGGTCGCGATCACCGGCGCGAATTTCGGCCCCGACATACCGGCCTGGCGCGACGCCTTCGTCCGCCTGCAGGAGAGGGGCCGCGTCGTGTTCACCGCCGCCGTCCATGGCTCAGTCTATGCCAAGCACGGCACGACCGTCGAAACCCGGCTGACCGTGATCGACAAGATCCCGGCCGACGAGCCATCCGCATTTCCGGCGTCCCCCGGCACCGCTCCCGACATCGCCACGCTGATGACGTGGATCGCCGAGCATGTGCCGCCGCGCCTGGCTGTCGCGCCTGCTGTTCAGGTCATGCCGACCGGCGCCACGCCGCGCACCGTTCGCGGCTATCTCGCGCGCACCGCGGCGACATCGGCGACCCGCGTGGGCCTCGCCGATCCCGAGGGCGTGCCGCTCGCCTATGAGACCGTCGACTGGACCCCGGCCGAGGGCGCCCGCCTCAGCGACGCGATCTACGAGCAATACGGATTGCAGACGATCCGTATTCCCGGCTCTCAGGCCCATCCCACCAAGCTCGTGCAATCCGCCGCCATGGCCTCGGTCGCCCCGCCCAAGCCGAGCTATCGGCCGACGCTGCCAGCGACCATCATGGACTCGCTCTCAGACTCCCAGCTCGAAACCCTGATCTTCGCGGGCGAAGCCCATTCCGATTTTCTCGCAGGTTCCTGGACCATCGACGACACTTTCGATGTCGTGGCGGCCGCCGCCGATGATGCAAACGGCGTCGTCCGCTTCCGCCGCGGCTTCTTCATCGGCGACGGCACCGGCGTCGGAAAGGGGCGCGAGTCGGCCAGCATCGTGCTCGACAACTGGATGCAGGGCCGGCGCAAGGCGGTCTGGATCTCCAAATCCGACAAGCTGATTGAGGATGCGCAGCGCGACTGGTCCGCACTCGGCATGGAGCGCCTGCTGGTCACGCCGCTCTCGCGCTTCCCGCGGGGCAAGCCGATCGCTCTGCCGGAAGGCGTCCTATTTACAACCTATGCCACGCTGCGTTCCGACGACCGCGGCGAGAAGGTTTCGCGGGTCAAGCAGATCGTCGAATGGTTGGGCTCCGATTTCGACGGAGTGATCATTTTCGACGAGGCGCACGCGATGCAGAACGCTGGCGGCGGCAAGGGAGAACGGGGCGATGTCACGCCCTCGCAGCAAGGGCGCGCGGGGCTTCGCCTGCAGCACGCCTTGCCCAATGCCCGCGTCGTCTATGTCTCCGCCACCGGCGCCACCACGGTCCAGAACCTTGCCTACGCGCAGCGCCTCGGTCTGTGGGGTGGCGACGATTTTCCCTTCTCGACCCGCGCCGAGTTTGTCGAGGCGATCGAGGCCGGCGGCGTCGCGGCGATGGAGGTGCTTGCCCGCGACCTTCGCGCGCTCGGCCTCTACACCGCCCGATCGCTGTCGTTCGACGGCGTCGAATATGAGCTGGTCGAGCACGAGCTGACCGCCGAGCAGCGGCGCATCTACGATGCTTATGCCGGCGCCTTCGCCATCATCCACAACCATCTCGATGCGGCCATGCAGGCGGCCAACATCACCGGCTCGACCGGGACGTTGAACCGCCAGGCCAAATCCGCCGCGCGCTCCGCCTTCGAAAGCGCCAAGCAGCGTTTCTTCGGTCATCTGCTAACATCGATGAAGACGCCGACGTTGATCCGCTCGATCGCGGCGGACCTGGAGGCCGGGCATTCCGCGGTCATCCAGATCGTCTCGACCGGCGAGGCGCTGATGGAACGGCGCTTGGCCGAAGTTCCGACCGAGGAGTGGAATGACATTCGCGTCGACATCACGCCCCGCGAATATGTCCTCGATTATCTCGCCCATTCCTTCCCGGTGCAGCTCTACGAGCCCTTCAGCGACGGCGAGGGCAATATGTCCTCGCGTCCGGTCTTTCGCGACGGCCAGCCGGTCGAGAGCCGCGAGGCGGTCGCCCGCCGCACCGAGCTGATCGAGAAACTCGCGAGCCTTCCGCCGGTGCCGGGCGCGCTCGACCAGATCGTCCAGCATTTCGGCGCGGACGTGGTGGCCGAAGTCACCGGCCGCTCGCGTCGTATCGTGCGCAAGGGACAGCGCCTTGTGGTCGAGACCCGCGCGGCGTCCGCCAATCTCGCCGAGACCCAGGCCTTCATGGACGACATGAAGCGCGTGCTCGTGTTCAGCGATGCCGGCGGTACGGGCCGCAGCTACCATGCGGAGCTGTCGGCACGGAACACGCGGCTTCGCGTCCACTATCTGCTTGAGCCGGGCTGGAAAGCCGACGCCGCGATCCAAGGCCTCGGCCGCACCCACCGCACCAACCAGGCGCAGCCGCCGCTCTTCCGTCCGATCGCGACCAATGTGAAGGCGGAGAAGCGCTTCCTATCGACCATCGCGCGCCGGCTCGACACGCTGGGCGCGATCACGCGCGGACAGCGCCAGACCGGCGGCCAGGGCCTGTTCCGACCCGAGGACAATCTGGAGAGCCACTATGCGCGCGATGCGCTTCGCCAGCTCTACATCCTGATCGTCCGCGGCAAGATCGAAGGGTGCTCGCTCCAGCGGTTCGAGGACACGACCGGCCTGAAGCTGATGGACGACAACGGCATCAAGGACGAGCTCCCGCCGATCACAACCTTTCTCAACCGCCTGCTCGCGCTCACCATCGACCTGCAGGACGTCCTGTTCGCCGCCTTCGAGCAGCTTCTGACCGCCAAGGTCGAGGGCGCGATCGCCGCCGGCATCTACGACATCGGACTGGAGACGCTGCGCGCGGAGAGCTTCGTCGTCACCGATCGCCAGACCATCTACACCCATCCCGGCACCGGCGCGGAAACCAGCCTGCTGACCATCCAACAGCGCGAGCGCAACCGGCCGATGACCGCCGAGGAGGCGATGGCTTGGCTCGACGATCCGGTCGCCAAGTTGCTGGTCAACGAGCGCTCCCACCGCGCCGCGGTTCAGCTTCCAGCGCCTTCGCTGATGCTCGACGACGGGGAGATCGAACGCCGCGTGCGGCTGATCCGGCCGATGGAGCAGCATCACGCCTCCATCCGCATGATGGACGAAAGCCATTGGATCGCCGCCAGTCGCGCCGAGTTCACCGCCGCCTGGAACGCCGAGATCGCGGAGGTGCCAGCCTATTCCGATTCCACGATCCACATCGTCGCTGGCCTGCTGCTGCCGATCTGGAAGCGGCTGCCCAACGAGTCGAGCCGTGTCTATCGGCTCCAGACCGATGACGGGGAACGGATCATCGGCCGCCGCGTGTCGCCCGCATGGGTCGCCAACGCCACGACAGTCGGAACGACGAACCTGTCCGCCGACCATGCCTATGCCGCGCTCATCGAGGGCAAGACAATCCTCGATCTCGCCGAAGGCCTCCAACTCCGTCGCGTGCGCGTCATGGGCGCCGATCGCATCGAACTCTCCGGCTTCACCGACGCGATGCGCGAGCGCCTGCGCGCCTTTGGCCTCTTCAGCGAGATCATCTCGTGGAAGCTCCGCTTCTTCGTGCCCGTCGGCGCGGACGGCGCGACCATCATCGGCAAGCTGATCGGCACCTACCCGATCCAGCGCGTCGGCGAGCGGGAGGCAGCGTGA
- a CDS encoding ParB/RepB/Spo0J family partition protein: MATAIQKITLSSAQDIPFNKLVLSQSNVRRVKAGVSIDELAESITRRGLIQSLHVRPVLDADGQETGMYEVPAGGRRFRALQLLVKQKRLTKTSKVPCVVSDANADILVDEVSLAENIERAPLHPLDQFRAFQAMREKGMTEEAIAAAFFASVQVVKQRLRLAAVSPSLLDIYAEDGITLEQLMAFTVTNDHARQEQVWESVRNSWQREPYQIRRMLTETAVRASDKRAVFVGIDAYETNGGCVLRDLFQDDDGGWLQDPALLDRLVADKLKASAEAIAGEGWKWIEVAMSFPYGATHGLREIVGTPLDLTADEQATIEALNAECAKLEAEYENADELPDEIDQRLGEIETALASFDERPVHYEPADIAIAGVFVSLDADGTLSIDRGYVRPEDEIANQAGDGEGEEQDGGDDDADYPASPSVQRAVITICGKPAEPEEEDEDDTIKPLPDRLITELTADRTLALRDKLATDPSVAFVAVLHKFCQDVFYGGSQYGFAMEVSVRGTTFHSQPEGLRDSVYAKAIEARHDSWRKRLPAKVADLWDGLAALTGPEQAELFAHCASFGVNALYERADRYGGRVSAHSVEQRIAEADRLSLAVGLDMAEAGWRPTVANYLGRVTKPRILEAVREGAGERAAQLIAHLKKGDMATEAERLLAETGWLPEPLRNSGADAESTEADSGEGDEALPDFLDGDDEETNTDDEEERHLAAAE; this comes from the coding sequence ATGGCAACTGCCATTCAGAAGATCACCCTGTCGTCGGCGCAGGACATCCCCTTCAACAAGCTGGTGCTGAGCCAGTCGAACGTCCGCCGCGTCAAGGCTGGCGTCTCGATCGACGAGCTGGCCGAGTCGATCACCCGGCGCGGTCTCATCCAGTCCCTCCACGTCCGGCCGGTGCTCGATGCCGACGGCCAGGAAACCGGCATGTACGAAGTGCCGGCGGGCGGGCGTCGCTTCCGCGCGCTGCAGCTCCTCGTCAAGCAGAAGCGCCTCACCAAGACCTCCAAGGTGCCGTGCGTGGTGTCGGACGCCAATGCCGACATCCTCGTCGACGAGGTGTCGCTGGCCGAGAATATCGAACGCGCCCCGCTGCATCCTCTCGACCAGTTCCGCGCGTTCCAGGCGATGCGCGAGAAGGGCATGACCGAGGAGGCGATTGCGGCTGCATTCTTCGCGTCCGTCCAGGTCGTGAAGCAGCGGCTTCGCCTCGCGGCCGTCTCGCCGTCATTGCTCGATATCTATGCCGAGGACGGCATCACGCTCGAACAGCTCATGGCCTTCACCGTCACCAACGATCATGCGCGTCAGGAGCAGGTCTGGGAGTCGGTTCGCAATAGCTGGCAGAGGGAACCCTACCAGATCCGGCGCATGCTGACCGAGACCGCCGTCCGCGCATCCGACAAGCGGGCCGTATTCGTCGGCATCGATGCCTATGAAACCAACGGCGGCTGCGTGCTGCGCGATCTCTTCCAGGATGACGACGGCGGCTGGCTGCAGGATCCTGCGCTGCTCGATCGCCTGGTCGCCGACAAGCTGAAAGCCTCCGCCGAAGCGATCGCCGGCGAAGGCTGGAAATGGATCGAGGTGGCGATGAGCTTCCCCTATGGCGCCACCCACGGCCTGCGCGAGATCGTGGGCACGCCGCTCGACCTGACGGCTGACGAACAGGCGACCATCGAGGCGCTCAACGCCGAGTGCGCCAAGCTGGAGGCCGAATATGAGAACGCCGACGAGTTGCCGGACGAGATCGATCAGCGCCTTGGCGAAATCGAAACCGCGCTCGCCAGCTTCGACGAGCGGCCGGTCCACTACGAACCCGCCGACATCGCGATCGCCGGGGTCTTCGTCAGCCTGGACGCCGACGGCACGCTGTCGATCGACCGCGGCTATGTCCGACCCGAGGACGAGATCGCCAACCAGGCGGGCGATGGCGAGGGTGAAGAGCAGGATGGCGGCGACGATGACGCTGACTATCCGGCGTCGCCTTCGGTCCAGCGCGCGGTCATCACCATCTGCGGCAAACCTGCCGAGCCCGAGGAGGAGGACGAGGACGACACGATCAAGCCGCTCCCCGATCGACTGATCACGGAGCTGACCGCCGATCGCACCCTCGCGCTCCGCGACAAGCTCGCCACCGATCCCTCGGTCGCCTTCGTCGCCGTCCTGCACAAGTTCTGCCAGGACGTGTTCTACGGCGGCAGCCAGTACGGCTTCGCGATGGAGGTCAGCGTGCGGGGCACGACCTTCCATTCGCAGCCCGAAGGGCTTCGTGACAGCGTCTATGCCAAGGCGATCGAGGCCCGGCACGATAGCTGGCGCAAACGGCTCCCGGCCAAAGTCGCTGATCTCTGGGATGGGCTGGCCGCACTGACTGGCCCCGAACAGGCCGAACTCTTCGCCCATTGCGCTTCGTTCGGCGTCAATGCGCTTTATGAGCGGGCCGATCGCTACGGTGGCCGTGTCTCGGCGCATAGTGTCGAACAGCGCATCGCCGAAGCCGATCGCCTGTCGCTGGCGGTCGGGCTCGACATGGCCGAAGCCGGGTGGCGGCCGACCGTCGCCAACTATCTCGGCCGCGTCACCAAGCCCCGCATCCTCGAAGCGGTGCGTGAAGGCGCCGGCGAGCGCGCCGCCCAACTCATCGCACATCTGAAGAAGGGCGACATGGCGACCGAAGCCGAACGTCTCCTCGCCGAGACGGGCTGGCTGCCCGAACCGCTGCGCAATTCCGGCGCCGATGCCGAAAGCACCGAGGCGGACTCTGGCGAGGGCGACGAGGCGTTGCCGGACTTCCTCGACGGCGATGACGAGGAGACCAACACCGATGATGAGGAGGAACGGCACCTCGCCGCCGCGGAGTGA
- a CDS encoding DUF3800 domain-containing protein, producing MLEQAPAEYYIDESGNTGDLSTVKIDSYFVEQRMFALAAFGCTLDQDFTDKLGALKKAHRIQSSELKSKQAYDKPRFIFDLLDLLETRRAPIFIELVDKHFFVVVNIIERMVVPYVGECDTQPGALWMKGVMANYMALYAPPELAHAFAACCQSRDHAEIRELYKQIIRWAQGSGVPPTDVAAGIIRFARDSLKDFRKLPKAKAVERALPIPDKNPAGKLLWVLPNLTSFTNIYARINRFARKQVSGVTLFHDEQLQFGDILLHNKKLAEDLAQLGVKLPLQTADFEFSQAADLQFQRSHDSIGIQVADVLAGFIARYVQDAVWGGAPMHPDKVAIFRRLVATGDRSLGSGVNFVAPDNMIRFLGIEPRSNF from the coding sequence ATGCTAGAGCAGGCGCCTGCGGAATATTACATCGATGAAAGCGGCAATACCGGCGACCTGAGCACGGTCAAAATCGACTCCTACTTCGTCGAACAGCGCATGTTCGCCTTGGCTGCATTCGGCTGCACGCTCGACCAGGACTTCACCGATAAATTGGGCGCACTAAAAAAGGCGCACCGCATCCAGTCGTCGGAGCTCAAATCAAAACAGGCTTATGACAAGCCGCGCTTCATCTTTGATCTTCTGGACCTCCTTGAGACGCGCCGCGCCCCAATCTTTATCGAGCTTGTCGACAAGCACTTCTTCGTTGTCGTGAACATCATCGAGCGAATGGTGGTGCCCTATGTGGGGGAATGCGACACTCAACCTGGCGCCCTTTGGATGAAGGGCGTTATGGCGAACTACATGGCGCTATATGCACCTCCCGAGCTGGCTCACGCCTTTGCCGCATGTTGCCAAAGCAGAGACCACGCGGAAATACGCGAACTTTACAAGCAAATAATTCGGTGGGCGCAGGGAAGCGGAGTTCCGCCTACTGACGTGGCGGCGGGGATCATCCGTTTTGCGCGCGACAGCTTGAAGGACTTCCGCAAGCTGCCGAAAGCCAAGGCCGTCGAGCGGGCATTACCGATTCCCGACAAGAATCCCGCCGGGAAGCTGCTCTGGGTTCTGCCGAACCTGACATCGTTCACCAACATCTACGCCCGGATCAATCGCTTCGCGCGAAAGCAGGTTTCCGGCGTGACGCTGTTCCACGACGAGCAATTGCAGTTCGGAGACATTCTTCTGCACAACAAGAAGCTCGCAGAGGACCTGGCGCAGCTTGGCGTGAAATTGCCCCTGCAGACGGCCGACTTCGAATTCTCGCAGGCGGCCGACCTGCAATTCCAGCGATCGCACGATTCTATCGGCATTCAGGTCGCCGACGTCCTCGCCGGTTTCATCGCGCGATATGTACAGGACGCTGTGTGGGGCGGCGCCCCCATGCATCCTGACAAGGTAGCGATTTTCCGCCGCCTCGTCGCAACAGGCGACCGCAGCTTGGGTTCGGGTGTCAACTTCGTCGCGCCCGACAACATGATCCGCTTCCTCGGCATCGAACCGCGCTCGAATTTCTAG
- a CDS encoding DUF6088 family protein: MQRLTEQILAHTEGLPEGAPIAAKSLLHLGNRAAVDQALSRLAERGRLMRAGRGVYLRPVSSRFGVRAPSVEKAVEALALQRGETIVSNGAAAANALGLTTQVPVRSVYLTSGRSRTMNLGQQVVELRHAPRWQLALADRPAGQAVRALAWLGPEKAEAALMTLKRKLPSSTFGELVAVAPQLPSWLARTVGKVAYGRRSHSQVGGLPI; encoded by the coding sequence GTGCAACGACTGACCGAACAGATTCTGGCGCACACCGAGGGCTTGCCCGAGGGCGCTCCGATCGCGGCGAAGAGCCTGCTCCATCTCGGCAATCGCGCCGCGGTGGATCAAGCCTTGTCGCGACTGGCTGAACGTGGCCGGCTGATGCGTGCCGGGCGCGGCGTCTATCTGCGCCCGGTTTCGAGTCGGTTCGGCGTCCGCGCGCCCTCCGTCGAGAAGGCCGTCGAAGCCCTCGCGCTCCAGCGCGGCGAAACCATCGTGTCGAACGGTGCCGCGGCCGCTAACGCGCTCGGCCTCACGACACAGGTGCCGGTCCGGTCGGTCTATCTGACATCGGGCCGTAGCCGGACGATGAATCTGGGCCAGCAGGTCGTCGAGCTGCGGCATGCGCCGCGCTGGCAGTTGGCGCTGGCCGATCGGCCCGCCGGACAGGCGGTGCGAGCGCTCGCCTGGCTGGGGCCGGAAAAGGCAGAAGCCGCCTTGATGACGTTGAAGCGCAAGTTGCCGTCTTCCACGTTCGGCGAACTCGTCGCGGTCGCGCCCCAGCTACCGAGCTGGCTCGCCAGGACGGTCGGCAAAGTTGCATACGGCCGAAGGAGCCATTCTCAGGTGGGCGGCCTACCTATTTAG
- a CDS encoding DUF6088 family protein gives MNTDSPDLKKAMLERIRADAPRKVWTPSDFVDLASRDAVDKALQRLTKVEILRRIDRGLYDQPGFNKLTQKPNPPDPRSVIDAVGRRDQTRMLVDGMTAANDLGLTDAVPAKIVVHTDARRRAIKLGNVTITFRPTAASKLFWAGRPAMRVVQALHWLRDLLVREGESDQVRRKLANLFEDPTVGPPLKADLTAGMTALPTWMWVFLKPLVESDAGVRRRHVDDDRDDADHDRHQQRTADDADDQRHAAVARPKRKPLSPQKAQTAKRGAARAVKT, from the coding sequence ATGAACACCGACTCGCCCGATCTGAAGAAAGCCATGCTCGAGCGCATCCGTGCGGATGCGCCACGCAAGGTCTGGACGCCCAGTGACTTCGTCGATCTCGCCTCGCGGGACGCGGTCGATAAGGCGTTGCAGCGGCTGACGAAGGTCGAAATCCTTAGGCGGATTGATCGTGGGCTCTACGATCAGCCTGGCTTCAACAAACTCACCCAGAAACCCAATCCGCCTGATCCGCGCTCAGTCATCGACGCCGTCGGGCGACGTGACCAAACCCGGATGCTTGTCGACGGCATGACCGCGGCGAACGATCTGGGCCTAACTGACGCCGTCCCCGCCAAAATCGTGGTGCACACCGACGCTCGGCGCCGCGCGATCAAGCTCGGCAACGTAACGATCACCTTCCGTCCAACCGCGGCCAGCAAGCTATTCTGGGCCGGACGACCAGCGATGCGCGTCGTCCAAGCGCTTCACTGGCTGCGCGATCTCCTGGTTCGTGAAGGAGAAAGTGATCAGGTTAGGCGCAAGCTCGCCAATCTTTTCGAAGATCCCACGGTGGGACCGCCCCTCAAAGCGGATCTCACTGCCGGTATGACAGCTCTTCCGACATGGATGTGGGTGTTTCTCAAGCCGCTCGTTGAAAGCGACGCCGGCGTTCGTCGTCGGCACGTCGATGATGATCGTGATGATGCTGATCATGATCGTCATCAACAAAGAACGGCGGACGATGCCGATGATCAGCGTCATGCTGCCGTCGCCCGGCCCAAGCGAAAGCCGCTCTCCCCGCAGAAGGCACAAACTGCCAAGCGCGGTGCAGCCCGGGCGGTGAAGACATGA